The segment GCGATGACGGTTCGCTCCGGATGTTTCCGTGGGCGTATCAAGTGCGGGCGTCGAAATGGATGCCGGTCGATGCGATCTTCGTGACGCCGCCGCGAGATTCGGTGGCGCGACGACCGACGTGGAGTCATCGCTGCGTTCAATGTCATACGACCCATCCCCGCTCGCACCAGTTTGATTTGCAGCGTCCCGCGGAAGTTGCGGAGCTGGGGATCTCATGCGAAGCGTGTCACGGCCCTGGCGAAGCGCATGTCGTCGCCGCACGAGCCGGCAAAGGGGAAGAGGGGATCGTCAATCCGGCGAAACTGACGCACCAGCGCTCGTCCGAAGTGTGCGGGCAATGCCATAGCGTCCACACCACCTTCGACGACGATCAAGCGCATCGCATGGCGCAGGAAGGTTGCAGCTTTCGCCCCGGCGACGATCTGGCGCAAGCGAAGAAGTTGATGGTCGAAGGATCGATCGAACAGTTCTGGGCCGATGGAATGGTGCGCGTTTCGGGACGCGAATACACAGGTCTGCGTGCTTCGCAGTGTTTTCAGCAGGGGGAAATCTCTTGCGTCACTTGCCATCAATTGCATCAAGCGACCGATGATCCTCGCCCGGCCAAAGAATGGGCCAATGATCAGCTTCGCTCCGACGCGCTGACCAATCAGGCCTGTACGCAGTGCCATACAAAGATCGCCGACGACGTCCCTGCGCATACGCATCATGGGATCAACTCCAGCGGCAGCCAGTGCGTGAACTGTCACATGCCGCACACGGCGTTTGGGCTGCTGAAAGCGTCGCGAAGCCATTGGATCGATAGCCCGCGGGTAACGCCGATGAGTCAGTCGATCGACTGGAACTCGACGCGGCCGAATGCCTGTAATCTGTGCCATTTGGACAAAAGCCTCGGCTGGTCGGCGGAACATCTGCACGCGTGGTTTGGTCAAGAGCCGCCGCAATTGCCGGAAGACGAGCAGCAAGTCGCCGCTTCGATCCTCTGGATTGTTCGCGGCGATGCCGGGCAGCGGGCGCTATTGGCGTGGCATTACAGCTGGCCGGCGGCGCAAGAGGCGAGCGGAACCGCTTGGATGGCGCCGTTCGTGGCGCAGCTGTTGGATGATCCGTACGCGGCAGTCCGGTTTGTGGCGGGAGAGACGGTTGGGCAGCTGCCGGGCTACGCCGATTTTGCGTATGACTCGCTGGCCAATGAAGCGGCGCTGCGAGAGCGAGCGGCCGCGCTCCTAGCGCAGTGGAACGCTGCGGCGAAGCCAGAAGCGATTCGCCGCCAGGAACTGCTGATCAACTCCGAGGGGAAGCTCGACGAGGATCGGATCGAGCTGCTCCATTTGCTGCGGGATGAGCGGCCGGTCAATCTGGGCGAATAACCGTTACGCTTCTTCGATCCAGGGGAGCTTCCCCGTTTCGAGCATCCGGTGGGCGTTCTCCACTTCCTCGTAGTATTCACGCCGGGCCAGTTTCGACGCGGCCGCTTCGTCGAGGACGATCACCACTTCGCGATGCAGCTGCAATGCGCTGGCGGTGACCTGAGCGGTGACCGGCCCTTCGACCGTCGCCGCGATCGCATCCGCCTTGTTTTCCCCAAAGGCGAGCAGCAGACAGCGACGCGATTCGAGAATCGTACCGACCCCCATCGTGATCGCCAGCTTGGGAACCGCCTTTTCGCTGCCGAAGAAGCGGGCGTTGTCGCGAACCGTCTCCGGCGCCAGCGTCTTCAAGCGAGTGCGGCTGCCGAGCGACGAGCCAGGTTCGTTGAACGCGATATGGCCGTCGGTGCCGATTCCCAGGACTTGCAGTTCGATCCCGCCGGCGTCGGCGATCAGCTGCTCGTAACGTTCGCCAGACTTTTCAAAGTCGAGGGCGCGTCCGTCGGGGACGTTGGTGTTGCGAACGTCGACGTTGATGTGGTCGAACAGGTTCTTCTGCATGAAGTAGCGATAGCTTTGTTCATGCGAGGGGGGTAAGCCGACGTACTCGTCCAGGTTGAACGTCGTCACGCGGGAGAAGTCGAGCCCTTCCTCCTGATGCATCCGGATCAGTTCGCCGTAAAGCTTCAGCGGGGTCCCCCCGGTTGCTAGCCCCAGGGTGCAAACCGGCTTTTGGCGGACCAAACGTGCGACCATTTGGGCGGCACGGCGGCTAGCGGCTTCGGGGGTCGATTCGATGATGACGCGCACGGGGAATACTCCTAGCGTGTGGGGCGAACGAGGCTCGCATGAAAGGGAAGCGGCGGACCTCGCCCTGATCCAGATCGGCGGACAAAGCGAGAACTTTGATAATACGCGCTCGATGGGGCAAACAAAAGAGACTGCAAAAACCCGACAAAATTAGGCGCAGAATTCATCTGGCGAGCAAACCCCGAGGCTGGCTATAATCGCCCGCCCAAGTAGTGCGCAGGCCAAAACAAGGAGGTTTCGACCATGCGATCGATCGCTGTACTGAATCAAAAGGGTGGCGTCGGAAAAACGACGACCGCCGTCAATCTAGCCGCTGGTTTGGCTCGCGCCGGAATGCGCGTCTGCGTGATCGATCTCGATCCTCAGGCCCACGCTTCGCTGCACCTCGGTTTGGGCGTCGCCACCGGGCACGAATCGATCTATGAAGTTTTGGTTGGGGACGCGTCGTTGGCGGACGTCCGCAAGCAGGTTGCCGAAAACCTCTGGGTCGTCCCGGCCCATCTTGATCTGGCCGCCGCCGAAATGGAACTGGCCGGCGAAGTCGGTCGCGAAGTGATCCTGTACGACAAGCTGGAAGCGGACGACATGGAGTTCGACTACCTGATTGTCGATTGCCCGCCGAGCCTGGGGGTGTTGACCCTCAACGCTTTGGCCGCGGTGACCGAAGTCTTTTTGCCGCTGCAGCCGCACTTCCTGGCGCTGCACGGTTTGAGCAAGCTGCTGCGAACGGTCGACATCGTCGCTCGCCGCATCAACAACAATCTCCGTCTGACCGGCGTTGTCCTTTGCTTGTTTGAATCGAGCACGCGTCTGGCTGGCGAAGTGGCCGGCGACGTTGATCAATTCTTTGGCGAAGGCGCCGGTGCGAATACGGCCTGGGCCGACGCGAAGGTCTTCAAGACCCGCATTCGCCGCAACATCCGTCTGGCCGAGGCCCCGAGCTTTGGACAGTCGATCTTCGAGTACGACGCCGACTCGAACGGCTCCGAAGATTACGCGAACCTGGCTCGCGAGGTCCTCGGTATCCCGATGGCCAACGCCGATCAACCGAAATTGGCGGGCGCCGCGTAGTACCAAGCGGCGGTCACGCTTGGCGTCGATCGAGTTAGAATAGATCGTTTCTTCCTCGACTAGCGCAAGCGACCGGCGACGTGCGTACCTTTTTGAAATGGTTGTTTTTGATCGGCATCGTCCTGTTGGCGCCGATCGTCCCGCTATTGTTCTGGGAAACCGAAGCGGAAGCGGTGATCGCCCAGTGGAGCGAGCACCCGCCGACTCCGCTGGTGACGGCGCTGATCGTCTTCACCCTCTTGGCGACCGATATCTTTTTGCCGGTTCCGTCGAGCGTCGTTAGTACGCTGGCCGGATCGCAGCTCGGAATGCTCTTGGCGACCCTCGTCTGTTGGGCCGGGATGACTGCCGGCGCGGTGGTCGCATTCTGGCTGGCGCGGAAGTTCGGCGACCCGATCGTGCGGCGCTACTCGAAAGAAGAGGATGTCCTGGCGATGCGCAAGGTCGCCGATCGAATCGGGCCGTGGGGCATTGCGCTGACCCGAGCGCTGCCGATTTTGGCCGAAGCGATGGTCCTGCTCTTGGGAGCGAGTCGCTTGGAATGGCGGCGATTTCTGCCGCCGACGTTATTGGCCAATCTCGGAATTGCGCTGGCGTACGCCGCGTTTGGCGAACTGGCGGCGCAGCACGAATGGATCTTGGTGGCGTCAGGAATCAGCGCCGCGGCGCCGCTGCTGTTGACCTGGTTTTTCCGGCGTCACTTGCGAGACGTTACGGACGAACCGTCTGGCGACCAATCGAGTAGTACGTGAAGCCAAGTTCACGCATCACTGTGCAGTCGTACAGATTGCGACCATCGAAGACGACCGGCGCGTTCAGCCGTTTCTTCACTTCGTTCATGTCAGGCTGACGGAACTCGGCCCATTCGGTGTTAATCGCCAGGGCATCGGCGCCGTCAAGCGTATCGAGCGGCAGATCGAAGTAGGACAGCTTGTCCCCGTAGGCGGCACGAACGTTTTCGGTCGCTTCCGGATCATGCACACGGACCTTGGCGCCGGCCTTCAAAAGCTCGTCGATCAGCACGAGCGCCGGAGCTTCGCGGATATCGTCGGTTCGCGGTTTGAACGCCAAACCCCAGATGGCGAAGGTCTTGCCGGCCAGATCGCCGCCGTAGAAGTCGTTGATCTTGTCGAGCAACGTCCGCTTCTGAGCTTCGTTGATCACGTCGACCGCCTGCAACATCACCGGGTCGATGCCGGCGCGGCTGAACATCGCTTCCAGGGCGCGAACGTCTTTCGGGAAACAGCTGCCGCCGTAACCGACGCCGGGGAAGAGGAATGAGAAGCCGATGCGGCTGTCGTGGCCGATGCCGCGACGGACGTCGTTGATGTCGCCGCCGAGCTTTTCGGTCAGGTTGGCCATCGTATTGATGAAGCTGATCTTGGTGGCGAGCATCGCGTTGGCGACGTACTTGGTCAGCTCGGCGCTTTCGGGCGACATGACCAGGAACGGCTTTTCGGTACGCAGGAACGGCGCGTAAAGACGACGGAGCTTTTCGCCGACCTTCGGATCGCGGACGCCGACCACCACGCGATCCGGTTTCATGAAGTCGTCGATCGCGGCGCCTTCTTTCAGGAACTCCGGATTGCTGGCGACATGGCAATCGCGCCCGGTCAGCTCACGCAAGCGAGCGTAGGTCTGGGCGTTGGTACCAACCGGCACGGTGCTTTTGATCACGACCGCGGCGTCGGGCTTTAGATGCGGCGCCAGACCGTCGACCACCGCCCAGAGCGCGGAAAGATCGGCGGCGCCGTCATCGCCTTGCGGAGTACCGACGCCGAGATAGACCAATTCGGCGTCTTTGACGGCGGAGGCGAGATCGGTCGTGAACAGCAGTCGCCCCGCTTCGGCGTTACGCACGACCAGTTCTTCGAGGCCCGGCTCAAAGATCGGAATTTTGCCCTCGTTCAGAGCTGCGACTTTGGCCGCGTTGATATCAACGCAGGTCACGATGTTGCCGCTGTCGGCGAAACAGGTACCCGTCACCAGACCGACGTAGCCGGTCCCTACCATGGCGATTTTCATGAGACGCCGAATCTACCTACGAGGAATTGGAAGTCATGTACGCAAGTGTCAATTCTACCACGCCTGGGGGCTTGGGTAAAATAGGAATTTTGGCGAAGCCAAGGTGAAGCCTGGGTTACGCCCATTCCGCCCAGACGTCGGCGACCGAACGCTGCAGCGAAAATGCGGGCGAATAGCCGAGTTCGCGAATTAACGTAATGTCGGCGATCGTTTCCGAACGCGTCTGGGGATTGCGCTCGTGGATATCGGGACGACGACGGGACAAGCTGCAAATCATCTCCATCAGTTCGCCGGTTTGGGTCGAGTTGCCGCTGCCGATGTTGTAGATCTTGCGGTCTTCTCCTTTTTCGGCCAGCAAGCGATAGCCGCGAACGATGTCGCGGACATCGCTCAGATCGAAGCTGACGCTAAGCGATTCGACCTCGATCGATTCAAACGACGACGCGACCCGTTTGCACCACTCCGGCACGATGTAGTTGGGAGTCTGACCGGGGCCGGTGTGATTGAAGGCGCGGGCGATCACGACCGGAACGTCCGTCTGCGTCAGCGCCGCTTGCTCGGCGGCCAGTTTCGAGCGACCGTAGCCCCGGTTAGGGAGCGGAGTGGTCGTTTCGCTGACGACTGGATTCTTTTGATCGGCGATCCCGTAGACATGGGAGCTGCTGACCAGAATGACCTTCGGCTTCGTGTCGAGCGACGCGGCCAGGTCCAAAATGCGCCGCGTGCCGTCGACGTTGGTGTGTACCGCTTCGTCATTCGGAAAGTCGGAGCCGCACAAGCTGGGCCGGCTGATCGCCGCGAGATGGTAGATGGCCTCCGGCTCGAACTGACGGATCGCGTCTTCCGCTTCGCCGCCGATCGGTTCGCGAATATCCCAGTGGGCGATCGCCGCGTTTCCCATCAGCGAGTTGGTCGAACCGCGGACGATTCCCATCACTTCATCGCCAGATGCGAGCGAATGTTCGACCAGATGGTATCCTCCGAATCCGGCGGCGCCAGTGATGAGCGCTCTCACGGCAATAGTCCGTCCTTCATGCGACCGACGCGATGGAGATCGGCGTCGACCATCATGTTTACGAGTTGCGGGAAATCAACCTTCGGTTTCCAACCGAGCTCGCGCCGCGCTTTCGAAGCGTCGCCGCATAACGTATTGACTTCGGCGGGGCGAAGGAAGTTGGGATCGAGTTCCACATAATCTTCCCAATCGAGTCCCACGCGCTCAAACGCCAATTGCACGAATTGACGCACCGTATGTTTCTGACCGGTTGCGATCACATAATCGCGCGGTTCGTCCTGCTGCAGCATCAAGTACATCGCTTCGACGTAATCGCCGGCGAAACCCCAATCGCGCTCGGCGTCGAGATTGCCGAGCCGCAGCTTATCGAGCAGGCCATGTTTGATCCGCGCCACGGCATCGGTGATCTTGCGGGTCACGAATGCGGTCCCGCGAAGCGGCGATTCGTGATTGAACAAGATGCCGCTGACGGCATACAGATCATAGCTTTCGCGATAGTTGACCGTGATCCAGTGGGCGTAGACCTTGGCGACTCCATACGGGCTGCGGGGCCAGAAGGGAGTCGCTTCGTTCTGCGGCTCGGTCGGCACTTTGCCGAACATCTCGCTGCTGGAAGCTTGATAGAATCGGATCTGCGGATCGACGACGCGAATCGCCTCCAACATTCGCGCCGCGCCGAGACCGGTCACGTCGCCGGTCAACAGCGGCTGCGAAAAACTGGTCGGGACGAAACTTTGCGCCGCCAGGTTATAGACCTCGGCCGGCTCGATCTTTTCGAGCAGCCGCACCAACGACATCTGATCGATCAGGTCTCCTTCGTGGAGCTGGATGCGACTCAAAAACGAATCGATCCGCTCGAATCGTTCGCCGCTGCTGCGACGAACCATCCCGTGGACTTCGTATCCCTTCTCGAGCAGCAGCTCGGTCAGGTAAGCGCCGTCCTGGCCGGTGATCCCTGTGATCAGAGCTCGTTTGGCGGTGGTCATTATTCCTCGTCCGTTTCCGGCGTCTCGCTATCGGGCGTCGCTTCGGGTTCAACGTCGGCCGGCGGCGGAGTCGTTTCAGCCGTCGGCGGCTTCGGCGCTCCTTCTTCGGCCGGTTCTTCATCAACGCTGTCGTCCTTCGGCACGCGAACGACGGCGGCTAGCGAGTCGTCCTTGTCGAGCGACATGATCCGCACCCCTTGGGTGTTGCGGCCGACGATGCTGATTTCGGCGGCGGAGATCCGCTGGATCTTGCCCCGCGCGGTCATCATCAGCACTTCGTCGTCGTCATCGACGCGAACGATCGACACGACGCGGCCGTTGCGAGCGGTCGCCTTGATGTCGCGAAGCCCCTTACCGCCGCGACGTTGCGTACGGTACTTGGCGCTCGACGACAATTCATCTTCTTCGCTGGCCGAATCTTCTTCCGCCGGAGCGTCGTCGTCGCCGACCGGCTCTTGGTCGGAAGGCGCCTGATTCGGGCCAAAGTAGGTACGTTTGCCGTAACCATGTTCGCAGACGGTCAGCAGTTGCGCGTCCGGATCGGCGACGACCATGCCGACCAGTTCGTCGTCGGCGGCCAGGTTGATCCCTTTCACGCCGCTGGAGTTGCGGCCCATCGGGCGAGCGTCGCTTTCGCAGAAGCGAATCGCCATCCCCTTGGCGGTCGACAGGACCAGCTCGTCTCCAGCTTGCGCCACGGCGACGTCGACCAGTTCGTCATCTTCCCGCAACTTGATCGCGATGATCCCTTTCTTCATCGGACGGCTGTACGCTTCGAGCGGGGTCTTTTTGACCAGGCCCTTACGCGTCGCCATCACCAGGTAGTGATCTTCGACGTCGAAGTCGCGAATCGCACGGCAGTCGGCGATCCGTTCTCCTTCTTCCAGCTGCAGCAAGTTGACGATCGCGCGGCCGCGGCTTTCGCGCGACAGCTGCGGCAGATCGTACACCTTTTGCCAGTAGACCTTCCCCTTCGTCGTGAAGAAGAGGAGGTAAGCGTGCGTGCTGGCGACGAACAAGTGTTGAATCGGATCTTCGTCTTCGCTCTTGGCGCCTTTGATCCCCTTGCCGCCGCGACGCTGCGCTTTGTACGTGGTGACCGGCGTTCGCTTGATGTAGCCGCTGTGGCTGATCGAGACGACCATCGTCTCTTCCTCGATCAGGTCTTCCAGATCGATAATGCCGAGCTCTTCATGCGAAATCTCGGTACGACGCTTGTCGCCGTACTTCGCTTCGATCTCGAGCATTTGATCGCGGATGATTTCGCGAATGTTTCCTTCGTCCGACAGGATGCGGAGGTACTCGCGAATCTCTTCCAGCAACTGAGCATGTTCGCCCGAGAGCCGCTCTTGTTCGAGATTGACCAACTGACCGAGCGTCATCCGCAAGATCGCATCGGCCTGAACGCCGGTCAGCGT is part of the Blastopirellula sediminis genome and harbors:
- a CDS encoding NAD-dependent epimerase/dehydratase family protein, producing MRALITGAAGFGGYHLVEHSLASGDEVMGIVRGSTNSLMGNAAIAHWDIREPIGGEAEDAIRQFEPEAIYHLAAISRPSLCGSDFPNDEAVHTNVDGTRRILDLAASLDTKPKVILVSSSHVYGIADQKNPVVSETTTPLPNRGYGRSKLAAEQAALTQTDVPVVIARAFNHTGPGQTPNYIVPEWCKRVASSFESIEVESLSVSFDLSDVRDIVRGYRLLAEKGEDRKIYNIGSGNSTQTGELMEMICSLSRRRPDIHERNPQTRSETIADITLIRELGYSPAFSLQRSVADVWAEWA
- a CDS encoding TVP38/TMEM64 family protein, with the translated sequence MRTFLKWLFLIGIVLLAPIVPLLFWETEAEAVIAQWSEHPPTPLVTALIVFTLLATDIFLPVPSSVVSTLAGSQLGMLLATLVCWAGMTAGAVVAFWLARKFGDPIVRRYSKEEDVLAMRKVADRIGPWGIALTRALPILAEAMVLLLGASRLEWRRFLPPTLLANLGIALAYAAFGELAAQHEWILVASGISAAAPLLLTWFFRRHLRDVTDEPSGDQSSST
- a CDS encoding ParA family protein yields the protein MRSIAVLNQKGGVGKTTTAVNLAAGLARAGMRVCVIDLDPQAHASLHLGLGVATGHESIYEVLVGDASLADVRKQVAENLWVVPAHLDLAAAEMELAGEVGREVILYDKLEADDMEFDYLIVDCPPSLGVLTLNALAAVTEVFLPLQPHFLALHGLSKLLRTVDIVARRINNNLRLTGVVLCLFESSTRLAGEVAGDVDQFFGEGAGANTAWADAKVFKTRIRRNIRLAEAPSFGQSIFEYDADSNGSEDYANLAREVLGIPMANADQPKLAGAA
- the nagB gene encoding glucosamine-6-phosphate deaminase, with translation MRVIIESTPEAASRRAAQMVARLVRQKPVCTLGLATGGTPLKLYGELIRMHQEEGLDFSRVTTFNLDEYVGLPPSHEQSYRYFMQKNLFDHINVDVRNTNVPDGRALDFEKSGERYEQLIADAGGIELQVLGIGTDGHIAFNEPGSSLGSRTRLKTLAPETVRDNARFFGSEKAVPKLAITMGVGTILESRRCLLLAFGENKADAIAATVEGPVTAQVTASALQLHREVVIVLDEAAASKLARREYYEEVENAHRMLETGKLPWIEEA
- a CDS encoding UDP-glucose dehydrogenase family protein — its product is MKIAMVGTGYVGLVTGTCFADSGNIVTCVDINAAKVAALNEGKIPIFEPGLEELVVRNAEAGRLLFTTDLASAVKDAELVYLGVGTPQGDDGAADLSALWAVVDGLAPHLKPDAAVVIKSTVPVGTNAQTYARLRELTGRDCHVASNPEFLKEGAAIDDFMKPDRVVVGVRDPKVGEKLRRLYAPFLRTEKPFLVMSPESAELTKYVANAMLATKISFINTMANLTEKLGGDINDVRRGIGHDSRIGFSFLFPGVGYGGSCFPKDVRALEAMFSRAGIDPVMLQAVDVINEAQKRTLLDKINDFYGGDLAGKTFAIWGLAFKPRTDDIREAPALVLIDELLKAGAKVRVHDPEATENVRAAYGDKLSYFDLPLDTLDGADALAINTEWAEFRQPDMNEVKKRLNAPVVFDGRNLYDCTVMRELGFTYYSIGRQTVRP
- the gmd gene encoding GDP-mannose 4,6-dehydratase, translated to MTTAKRALITGITGQDGAYLTELLLEKGYEVHGMVRRSSGERFERIDSFLSRIQLHEGDLIDQMSLVRLLEKIEPAEVYNLAAQSFVPTSFSQPLLTGDVTGLGAARMLEAIRVVDPQIRFYQASSSEMFGKVPTEPQNEATPFWPRSPYGVAKVYAHWITVNYRESYDLYAVSGILFNHESPLRGTAFVTRKITDAVARIKHGLLDKLRLGNLDAERDWGFAGDYVEAMYLMLQQDEPRDYVIATGQKHTVRQFVQLAFERVGLDWEDYVELDPNFLRPAEVNTLCGDASKARRELGWKPKVDFPQLVNMMVDADLHRVGRMKDGLLP
- a CDS encoding multiheme c-type cytochrome; its protein translation is MHASSPAQFRSALLIFALFLGAILLACAWTAADGPKVTRVSPPVDLPQLVAADGYVGSKSCLECHAAQCKSWDASHHRRMTQLADSESILAPFDGRTMTLYDQDYRVFERDGQHWIEMPNVYGDAAATPRIERPIVMATGSHNEQVYWFPSDDGSLRMFPWAYQVRASKWMPVDAIFVTPPRDSVARRPTWSHRCVQCHTTHPRSHQFDLQRPAEVAELGISCEACHGPGEAHVVAARAGKGEEGIVNPAKLTHQRSSEVCGQCHSVHTTFDDDQAHRMAQEGCSFRPGDDLAQAKKLMVEGSIEQFWADGMVRVSGREYTGLRASQCFQQGEISCVTCHQLHQATDDPRPAKEWANDQLRSDALTNQACTQCHTKIADDVPAHTHHGINSSGSQCVNCHMPHTAFGLLKASRSHWIDSPRVTPMSQSIDWNSTRPNACNLCHLDKSLGWSAEHLHAWFGQEPPQLPEDEQQVAASILWIVRGDAGQRALLAWHYSWPAAQEASGTAWMAPFVAQLLDDPYAAVRFVAGETVGQLPGYADFAYDSLANEAALRERAAALLAQWNAAAKPEAIRRQELLINSEGKLDEDRIELLHLLRDERPVNLGE
- the gyrA gene encoding DNA gyrase subunit A, translated to MSIEDELKESYLTYAMSVIVSRALPDVRDGLKPSQRRILVAMNDLNLTPGSQRVKCAKISGDTSGNYHPHGESVIYPTLVRMAQEWNTRYLLVDKQGNFGSIAGLPPAAMRYTEARMSGYAQMLLEDLRLDTVDYIPTYDERNTEPTVLPSKFPNLLVNGSQGIAVGMATSIPPHNLGEVCRAVVRVIEEPTVPIEELLRIIPGPDFPTGGIICGRSGVRRGYLTGRSTILVRSRTTMDNVKGRNRIIIHDIPYQQTRDRVEERIAAAANEGKIVGISGVRNESDLKEPVRLVIELKRDADPDVVLNQLFQFTPIQDTFSIIMLALVDGKPRTLSIRDLIDEFIRHRVNVIRRRTQFLLSKARQRKHTVEGLLLALADIDEIIRIIRSSSTQAEAKTRLMGIESPASMLARALGDEGFALFQQERGVADVYTLTGVQADAILRMTLGQLVNLEQERLSGEHAQLLEEIREYLRILSDEGNIREIIRDQMLEIEAKYGDKRRTEISHEELGIIDLEDLIEEETMVVSISHSGYIKRTPVTTYKAQRRGGKGIKGAKSEDEDPIQHLFVASTHAYLLFFTTKGKVYWQKVYDLPQLSRESRGRAIVNLLQLEEGERIADCRAIRDFDVEDHYLVMATRKGLVKKTPLEAYSRPMKKGIIAIKLREDDELVDVAVAQAGDELVLSTAKGMAIRFCESDARPMGRNSSGVKGINLAADDELVGMVVADPDAQLLTVCEHGYGKRTYFGPNQAPSDQEPVGDDDAPAEEDSASEEDELSSSAKYRTQRRGGKGLRDIKATARNGRVVSIVRVDDDDEVLMMTARGKIQRISAAEISIVGRNTQGVRIMSLDKDDSLAAVVRVPKDDSVDEEPAEEGAPKPPTAETTPPPADVEPEATPDSETPETDEE